One Hypanus sabinus isolate sHypSab1 chromosome 4, sHypSab1.hap1, whole genome shotgun sequence genomic region harbors:
- the LOC132392809 gene encoding UDP-glucuronosyltransferase 1A1-like, producing the protein MAVDFRSLHTAGTLLLITGFLWRGAEGGNLLVVPVDGSHWLNLKILMDELGKRGHNVVVVVPEVNMKMGPSSHYTTKIYPVPYGSKELDKTTPTIVTNMSLFQRVAGIFRKVGALRDLTLTTCESLLYNGEMMRELAEGKFDALLTDPFIPCGAIIADYLSLPVVNLLRGLPCGLDYLATKCPRPLSYVPRFFTNNSDRMTFLQRVKNFLASLCEPWLCHFLYSPFEDLAIRFLQRDVTLVQLLSQSSIWLLRYDFILEYPRPLMPNMILVGGINCKEKKPLPQELEEFVNSSGEHGVVIFTLGSMVSEIPLEIANRIASAFGQIPQKVLWKYTGEVPTTLSPNTKLVKWLPQNDLLGHPKTRAFITHGGTNGIYEAICNGVPSVMLPLFGDQGYNVQHMVNHGAGIQLDIENMNSHDLVNALNTVINDKRYKETMMTLSALHNDRLSEPINVSVHWVEFVMKHKGAEHLRTAAHNLNWIQYHCLDVIGVLLVTWVAFVYLISKCCSLCCRRYLCGDRKSRKRKSE; encoded by the exons GGGCGGGAATCTTTTAGTGGTGCCTGTGGATGGAAGTCACTGGTTAAACCTGAAGATTCTTATGGATGAGCTTGGGAAAAGAGGCCACAACGTGGTCGTGGTTGTGCCCGAAGTGAACATGAAGATGGGCCCGTCTTCCCACTACACCACAAAGATTTACCCTGTTCCGTATGGCAGTAAAGAATTGGACAAAACGACACCAACGATTGTAACCAACATGTCGTTGTTCCAAAGAGTCGCCGGTATTTTTCGAAAGGTGGGGGCACTTCGCGACCTCACCCTGACCACCTGTGAGAGTTTGCTGTACAACGGGGAGATGATGCGGGAGCTGGCCGAGGGAAAATTCGACGCTCTGCTGACCGACCCCTTCATCCCGTGCGGCGCGATCATTGCCGACTACCTTTCTCTCCCCGTCGTGAACCTACTGCGAGGGCTCCCTTGCGGCTTGGATTATTTAGCCACTAAATGTCCCAGACCACTCTCGTACGTGCCCAGGTTTTTCACCAACAACTCCGATCGAATGACCTTTCTCCAAAGGGTAAAAAACTTCCTGGCCAGTCTCTGCGAACCGTGGCTATGCCATTTTCTATATTCACCGTTTGAAGATTTGGCCATTAGGTTCCTCCAGAGAGATGTGACCCTGGTCCAGCTACTGAGTCAGTCTTCTATCTGGCTGCTGCGGTACGACTTCATCCTGGAGTACCCCAGACCCCTGATGCCAAACATGATCCTTGTTGGGGGCATCAACTGTAAGGAGAAGAAACCCTTGCCTCAG GAGCTGGAAGAATTTGTAAATAGTTCTGGAGAGCATGGGGTTGTGATCTTTACCCTTGGTTCAATGGTATCAGAAATTCCACTTGAAATAGCCAATCGCATTGCAAGTGCATTTGGGCAAATCCCTCAGAAG GTCCTGTGGAAATATACTGGAGAGGTGCCCACTACACTGTCACCGAATACAAAGCTAGTAAAATGGTTACCACAGAATGATTTACTTG GACATCCTAAAACACGAGCCTTCATCACCCATGGAGGGACCAATGGTATCTATGAGGCTATCTGCAATGGTGTGCCATCTGTTATGCTACCACTATTTGGGGATCAAGGATATAATGTACAACACATGGTCAATCATGGTGCTGGTATCCAACTGGATATAGAAAATATGAACTCTCATGATCTAGTAAATGCTTTAAATACAGTTATCAATGATAAGAG GTACAAAGAAACCATGATGACATTATCGGCATTGCACAACGATCGGTTATCTGAGCCGATCAACGTCTCAGTCCATTGGGTGGAATTTGTGATGAAGCACAAAGGGGCAGAACACTTGCGTACTGCAGCACACAACCTTAACTGGATCCAGTACCACTGTCTAGATGTCATTGGTGTGCTGCTTGTCACTTGGGTGGCTTTCGTATACTTAATATCTAAATGTTGCTCATTATGCTGCAGGAGGTACTTGTGTGGAGACAGGAAATCGAGGAAGAGAAAATCAGAGTGA